GACCACCACGCAGTAATGAGTGGGGATGTGGCGGTTGTACTCGCTGCCGTTGGCCAGGGCCCCGAATATAATGCAGGCCACGAAGGCCTGGACCACCTTGAGCAGGCCTGACATGGTGGCCATGTAGCCCACCACATGGCCGGGTTTGGCCCGGGTCAGGAACACCTCAGCCGCGTAGGCGAAGCAGCAGAAACTGGAGCACACGGTGACAGCGATGCGGTAGTTGCGCACCTCGCAGCCCCCGTCCGACTTGGAGCACTGAGAGCGCAGGAAGTAGACGGGGTAGACGACGGAGGCGGCGACATACATGAGTGTGGCGAGCATGGCGAACGCCACAGTGAGGTTGTCCCAGGAAATGGGCATGCAGCAGGGGAGGCGTGTCACATCCATGGTGAACACCAGCAGGGTCATGGCGAAGCAGAAGCACCACACAAACATGCAGTAGATACCATAGGCGTGGTTGTATCCGGCGCTGTGGGCCACCAGGGCTATGATGGTGCAGCCCAGGAGGAGCTGGAGCATACGGGCCGCTCCTAGAGGAGACAGCACCGCCGCCTTGTTCAGGTAGTGTCCGCCTTGGGGGTCCATGGTCACACCTCCTGTCCCCTAATTGCCAAAAGCTGTCTGGGTGTATCTTCTTCCCAATGGTGACTCCAGGCAGCCTCCTTCCCTTCAGGTTAGGTGTCGTTGCCCTTGGGCGTCTGGGTGTCACTTACACTCAACAATGCCCCCAGGCAGCCTCTTTCCTTTGCCCTCAGGCAGTCTCCTTCCTATGCCTCCAGTTGGTCTCCTTCCTATGCCTCCAGTTGGTCTCCTTCCTATGATTCCAGTTGGTCTCCTTCCTATGCCTCCAGGCAGCCTCCTTCCTATGATTCTAGTTGGTCTCCTTCCTATGCCTCCAGGCAGCCTCCTTCCTATGCCTCCAGACAGCCTCCTTCCTAAGCCTCCAGTTGGTGTCCTTCCTATGCCTCCAGTTGGTCTCCTTCCTATGCCTCCAGTTGGTCTCCTTCCTATGCCTCCAGTTGGTCTCCTTCCTATGCCTCCAGTTGGCCTCCTTCCTATGATTCTAGTTGGTCTCCTTCCTATGCCTCCAGTTGGTCTCCTTCATATGCCTCCAGTTGGTCTCCTTCCTATGCCTCCAGTTGGCCTCCTTCCTATGCCTCCAGTTGGTCTCCTTCCTATGCCCCCAGGCAGCCTCCTTCCTATGCCTCCAGacagcccccctccctcccttcaagtTGGGTGTCCTTGGCCTgactctccccctttctctctctctgtgtggggaCCTCGCCCTTTGCCTGGCTCTTTTTATAGACCGGTCTAATTACAAATCTCTCTCTATGTTTCCCTGCATGCACCTTGTAATTACTGCAGTGTGTTGGAGATCAGGTTACAGTCGGCCACAATGGTGTTCAACTTACAACGCAGTCAGAGCCCTGAGTAGTGCTGATTTCATCTTCCCTGTCAACAGTTTAGCAATTTTGGATTCTCAAATAACATAAAATCTTGTAACTTCTTTGCTTCTCTAACGGTAATAATTTAATGTTGAAGAAAGTGATCTGTCTAGTTTCTTACAGATGCTTGTATCAATAATCACATATCGAGATTGACGGTGGCCAGATATAACATTACCCTTGTGTTTTAACTGAAAAGTCCAACTCAGTCACAAAGGGTCTTGTCATTCACTTCTCCTTCAGGTTATGGAAGCACAACAAGATCCTCGCTCCCAACATGTCACTCCAGAGATCCAGAGCCCAACAATCCATCAACAGGCTCATTCAAACGCAGTACAGTTACATGAACATGGGGGAGTGCTCCGATAATAACCCATTATAGAACGGGGGGGTTAGGTTGTTGTTCTGGTTGTAGTCCTGTGTCCCATGCGGGCAGCTGTACTAGGCTTGTCAAGGTCCAATACTGATCAGCTCTGTATTTGTAATCCTTCCACTGCCAGGACCTAAGCTCCCTGGAAAAGTCCGCCTCACTGTCTGATCTCTGTCTCgtgtccctctttctccctctcttcttctctgtctctctctcacacgctatttctctctctacctccctccctctttctctctctcccactgcctctcaccctctctcctgatgtgttctctctctttctcaaatacacacacacacacaccctctctctcctacatGACAGTATGTGCCCCATAGGCTGCCAGGGAAAGTTATTTAAATGACTGCTCTGACCAGCTCAGGGTTATGGGCCAGGCCGGGTCTATAAATAGGGGACTATATTCCACAGAGGAATGGGGTGGGAGCCCACATGTCCAGGTCCGCCCCCATCAGGCACCAGCGTGGGGAGTCGTGTTTCTGGGACAGAGGGAACTTACTTAGAGtcagactctctctttctcattctctctctctcgctctttttctgtctctctctatcatgCTCAGTCTCTCACTGGGAGACTGCCTGGCATTTATCCCCAACGTAATGACAGGGGAAAGAGCCCAAGACGGCCATTTGGGCCAGCAGTTATATACAGGTCCTAGGGATGATTATACATGAGATACTAGTAGCTACCAGCTTTGAGCTGAGTTTTGAGATTGAGTTTCATGTGACAGTCAAGGTATAGTAACTCATTGAAATTCATTTGTAAATCAAATAAAAGCCTGATAAGATGTTGAGTTTCTACATGTgaaccatttagcagacacttagcCAGAGCTATGTAAAGTGCATTTAAAATAAGGTAGGTAGGGAAGGTAAAACCTTCAAAATAGACGCCATCTACACTATCAGTTTCTAACCTAATACATATGTGCGTGTACTGTGTGAGTCAAGGAGTCCACTATTGGTACTGTCGATTGAGGCagaatggtgaagacatcaaagagACAACAAGAAAACGTTTCTTTTGAAATAATTGTAATGTGTCCTTTCTTTAAAGTCTGATACAAAGACTTGCAATCAacacaaagagaaagaaaaaacagCAATATATTTACAATTTACAAAGAATCACTTCTCTGTGAATATAGCACTTATAAATATGATTCACATAACAAAATAAATATGTAAATGACCAATGTAGCTTGAGTTTTCTCTGTTAAAAAATATGTTACAGAACAAAATGACAATGAGTAATACCTTTCCTTCTCTGGTGTCTGTTGAAAGAGGTCTTTTAAAACATAGTTTATAACGACTTAACATTGAGCATTACAGTACATACAACATTATCATTATATTAAAAAGTGATTTTCTATtacaaaatataaagaaaaggAGTTACAATAGTGAACACTTAAAAATAAACCTATACACTCAGACAAAAAGAATCCAGTATGTGATGTTCTTCTCCATTTGAATGGAAATTGCATTGATTCTACAGTTTGTTGTTCAACAAAGCCCATCTAATGTGTATTTCACCTTCTGATGCGATGATATACTGTATGCATGGAAACTGTCATGGCTGACTAAAAAGGAGAATAGCTGATGATTCTGTTGAGATGTAAAGAGGACTACATAAATTGGCACTGTGGTATAGATTAACTATTAGTGGGCCTGTGTGAGTGACCTACAGAACCTGGATTCATGCAGTTTTTGTTTcattttcaaatactttgagtgtttgATTGAGCCTGCGTGGAGGAGTGCTAGCTGGGGAGGGTGAGTGgcttgcacttttgggactattctattgtTTCCATTGTGCCAGACATGCTAAATCAAGGCCCACCAGCACTGAGACCCATCTGAGCACCACAAATCAGGGAGAGCACCGTAGAACTCTAGACTGGCACGCTGTGGAAATGAGATCCTACTTTATGGTCAATCATAGAATCAGAATTCCTCTAGAATTCCTCTAGAATTCTGTTTCTGTGTTCAATAGCTTTAGGATCTGAACCATATCTACCTGTGTCAAGGTAAGGACTGTAGTTACCGGTATAATGGACTCTTCTCTACCACAACCATCTGAATCATCATTTCTTTAGTTGGAAGCCCCATGAGAAACCTTTGTTTGAACTTTCATGATGTTCCTACAATTGCCAATAGGTGATTACCTTTGGTGGTTGTGTCAAAGTTCTCAGTGGTCCTCATACAATTCCTGCGGTTTTTAAATGAACCTGAACGTGTATTGCTCATTATATAAAGGTTCATTCCGGTCTCGCAATCTGACTGGTCAATTCCGGGTTGCAGCCGTAATGTTATGCCTTTATGATACCGCATCAAGCCATAGAGTAACAAACTGTCAGCCAGCTGGTGATTTGTTTAATGTGTTGCCTAGCATCACATTAAGAACAGTCTGATGCTGTTGTTGTTACAGTGTGCTGTGGTGATGATCAGGGGTGAGAGCTGGGTTGCTGCATTCTTCCTTtcttatcctccctctctctttccactcttTTCCCATCCCTCCACTGCTTTGGAGATGAGACGGGGGTAAATACTGACCCTGTTCAGGAGGGTGCAAGGGTTACAGAACGTTCAGATAGATATGTGTTGTGTAGATGGGATATCTGGCAAGTTCCTATTGGGAATCGTGTCTGATCTATTCGTTCCATTTCTATCTGTAACATTCTGAACGTTTCACCTCACTGAATAATCCACAGTTGTTTCCATGTTattgttgcatcccaaatggcaccctagtgcCTGGTGGCACCCTAgtgcctggttaaaagtagtgcactatatagggaatagggtggcatttgggaagcAGTCACTGCCTCCTTAGAGAAGGACTACTTGTCCAGTGCTTTCCACACCTTTAATGTGTGTATGCGCCTGTTCTTGACTTGAGGAGAAAATACTATGCTAGAAGAGACCCACAGTTAGACAGACTTAAACATTGTGTTTACTTCATATACTTTACATAGACTCCTTTAAAAAACTTCCTTAAGTCATTGCTGCCTTTTTTTAACAATGACACAATTAAAAAAACCGACACAGGATAAAAgttaaggtaaaataaaacaaaaaaaaacagagcaaatagCAACTAAACAATGAGCATCCTTAAAACTGGATTACATTCGTGATTATTCTTTTTCTTTTCCAACCAAAAGATCATTTAAGGAGAGTAGCAGAGAGGTGTGCCTTGTCTATGTGGAGTGTTTGCCCAAGTACTCCTAACAGTACTGGGTTGTGAGAGGCTCTGTCGGGTGGGTTGGGGTCAGACTGTAGCCCTTAGGTGTGACTGAGGTTAGGGCTGAGGTGAATGGGATGGGGACAAGGAACATGAGGAGCAGAGCTGGAGGTATCAGATGTGGGGACCAGACTTGGTGTCGAATCCTACCTTGAGATCCACACAAAACTCAAGTATTTTGCTTAAAAGGATACTTCAAGTTAAAAATaagctaaaccccccccccccccccccccccaaaaaaaagtgaactatccctttaaatcaAACATTGATGTCAACGGGAGATTAAaacaagtatttaaaaaaaatgtaaaaaaatctgGGATCTCGAAGTTAGGATTTGGCCCCATAGCCCCCTGGTTTAGTCTACTGTACTAAGACTTTACTCCTGTCTCTTTAGCTCCCACTGCTCAGCATCCCCAGTAGCTTGCTGGGGTCCATGCCCTGCTGCTGGGCCATCTTCTGCACGTCAAAGCCCATGTGCATGAGGAACTGGATCACGTTCATCTCCTGGCCCGTGAACTGGTCCCGGATGGTGGGGCAGGTGGGGTTGCAGTGTGGCCAGGGGCAGCTGTCAATCAAATGGACGGGGCAGCCCTTGGGCGGGGCCTTGTTGTTCCGGCTGTTGTCTTGGAGACTGCGGTCCCAGCAGTGCAGGGCTCGGGGAAGGGAGGTGCCTTTGACCTGAACGTCGATCCAGTAACTGTAACAGACCAGCCACAAGAGGGCACTGTTAGATCACGGCGAGTCACAATAAACAGCTAGCTGACACAGAATTATCTCTCT
This sequence is a window from Oncorhynchus mykiss isolate Arlee chromosome 13, USDA_OmykA_1.1, whole genome shotgun sequence. Protein-coding genes within it:
- the LOC110485304 gene encoding myeloid-associated differentiation marker-like protein 2, with translation MDPQGGHYLNKAAVLSPLGAARMLQLLLGCTIIALVAHSAGYNHAYGIYCMFVWCFCFAMTLLVFTMDVTRLPCCMPISWDNLTVAFAMLATLMYVAASVVYPVYFLRSQCSKSDGGCEVRNYRIAVTVCSSFCCFAYAAEVFLTRAKPGHVVGYMATMSGLLKVVQAFVACIIFGALANGSEYNRHIPTHYCVVVYSLCFSITVVVIAVTVSGKASALPLRFPFDRFVIIYTFLATLLYLSAALVWPIFSFDRKYGTPGRPNGCPWENCPWDSKLVVAVFTHVNMVLYFSDLIYSQRIRFVSHSAA